In Leptospiraceae bacterium, a genomic segment contains:
- a CDS encoding sensor histidine kinase, translated as MLKYLLFIMITLLSQCAKVNSPKISAGVLDLSKWDFTQNTLLSLDGDWEFYWEEFIESGEPEEELKKKRTAYLKPGNRWLDQYIQGKNLSGTGYASYRIKFIFPEYMLGKMMGIRFKTTGGSAYKIFINKEVIEELGKVGKSKQSMNPTRRTANVYFKVEHTETILLIHISNFYHADGAFWYSPELGTASKLHFFSKRKQALDSFLLGSIIIMGLYHLSLYWYRKKDKVALIFGLFCITISIYNISVNEVFIYYLLPELPHKLTYILLSIYCIMIPLYLTFLNNLFINTFSNRVIQITWGIFILSYTFILFSPTEIGSSIERKLRYLVVFSALYAFWGIFKISIKRNTSKLLLVPNFLIIGSIVNDVLSIYEIIHTPLIFSYAIFLFIIAQSILLSRHFSMAFHNVELLSDKLQKINEELEYLVEKRTLQYKQEKQKAEDENAWKDRFIALVSHDLRSPLTVILNIHEFLLNTETGVSKEIKDSLITAKRIIINSLSMIKHLLNLSRFQTDYHKIEYKDIELNEVCERVIEHFSFESLKKNLSIQADIEENILLTVDEAIFMEILRNLIMNAIKYSHKNGEIWLEYAEDEIYQKVIVKDSGLGIHPKVLNSLFTKQVLVKEGTKGEKGFGVGLNLCQELIALHAGKIEVESIEGLGSSFTINIPSNRNTVLIIGVSIQEKMLRSLREDKLLPIYVNNIEASYKTLEEIEFKVILIYLDYPENILKPLLQKLTSDFLYSAKPVLFIGSSEQIIKNQEFLSQYFPSKEKVYYLERKESEKKLGEYTRTILKTD; from the coding sequence ATGCTGAAATATCTTCTATTCATAATGATTACTCTGCTTTCCCAATGTGCGAAAGTGAATTCACCTAAAATTTCAGCAGGAGTCTTAGATCTATCCAAATGGGATTTTACTCAGAATACTTTACTTAGCTTAGATGGAGACTGGGAGTTTTATTGGGAAGAGTTTATAGAGTCCGGGGAACCCGAAGAAGAGTTAAAAAAGAAAAGAACAGCTTATCTCAAGCCCGGGAATCGTTGGCTTGACCAATACATTCAGGGTAAGAATTTAAGCGGAACAGGTTACGCCAGCTACAGAATCAAATTTATTTTCCCGGAATATATGTTGGGAAAAATGATGGGAATTCGCTTCAAAACAACAGGAGGTTCCGCCTATAAGATATTCATTAATAAAGAAGTAATAGAAGAATTAGGTAAAGTAGGAAAGAGTAAACAATCTATGAATCCTACCCGTAGAACTGCAAATGTATATTTTAAAGTTGAACATACAGAAACTATTTTACTTATCCATATATCCAACTTCTATCACGCAGATGGAGCCTTCTGGTACAGTCCGGAACTGGGCACAGCTTCTAAACTTCATTTCTTTTCCAAACGAAAGCAGGCCTTGGACTCTTTTCTCTTAGGTTCTATAATTATCATGGGTCTATATCACCTTTCCCTCTACTGGTATAGAAAAAAAGATAAGGTAGCTTTAATTTTTGGATTGTTCTGTATCACAATTTCCATTTATAATATATCGGTAAACGAAGTTTTTATTTATTACTTATTACCTGAGCTTCCTCATAAACTGACTTATATCTTACTTTCTATATATTGCATTATGATACCCTTATATTTAACCTTTCTAAATAATCTATTTATAAATACTTTTTCAAATAGAGTAATACAAATTACCTGGGGAATTTTTATTCTTTCCTATACATTTATACTATTCAGCCCTACAGAAATCGGTTCAAGCATAGAAAGAAAACTCCGTTACCTGGTTGTTTTTTCAGCTTTATATGCTTTTTGGGGAATATTCAAAATTAGCATAAAAAGAAATACTTCAAAATTACTTTTAGTACCAAATTTTCTTATCATTGGCAGTATTGTAAATGATGTTCTGTCCATCTATGAGATCATTCATACACCTCTCATATTTAGTTATGCTATTTTTTTATTTATTATTGCCCAATCCATACTCCTATCCCGACATTTTTCTATGGCATTTCATAATGTTGAGCTCCTTTCCGATAAATTACAAAAAATAAATGAAGAACTCGAGTACCTGGTAGAAAAGAGAACTCTTCAATACAAACAGGAAAAGCAAAAAGCCGAAGATGAAAATGCCTGGAAAGATAGGTTTATTGCACTTGTATCTCATGACTTACGCTCCCCCCTAACCGTGATTTTAAATATACATGAATTTCTATTAAATACAGAAACAGGAGTTTCTAAGGAGATTAAAGATTCCTTAATTACTGCCAAGAGAATTATCATTAACTCCCTATCTATGATAAAACATTTACTAAATCTAAGTCGCTTTCAGACAGATTATCATAAAATAGAATATAAGGATATTGAACTAAATGAAGTATGTGAAAGAGTAATTGAGCATTTTTCCTTTGAATCTTTAAAAAAAAATCTATCTATTCAAGCTGATATTGAAGAAAACATTCTTTTAACGGTAGATGAAGCCATCTTCATGGAAATATTACGAAATCTAATTATGAATGCAATAAAATACTCCCATAAGAACGGAGAAATCTGGTTAGAATATGCGGAAGATGAGATATACCAAAAAGTAATAGTTAAAGACTCAGGCCTTGGAATCCATCCAAAGGTTCTAAACTCCTTATTCACCAAACAAGTTCTGGTCAAAGAAGGAACGAAGGGAGAAAAGGGATTTGGTGTTGGTCTAAATCTCTGCCAGGAATTGATTGCCTTACACGCAGGAAAGATAGAGGTTGAATCTATTGAAGGACTGGGAAGTAGCTTTACTATAAATATTCCGAGCAATCGTAATACTGTTCTAATCATAGGAGTATCGATACAGGAAAAAATGTTAAGAAGTCTAAGAGAAGATAAACTATTACCCATCTATGTAAATAATATAGAAGCTTCATATAAAACCTTAGAAGAGATAGAATTTAAAGTAATCCTAATTTATTTGGATTATCCGGAAAATATATTAAAACCATTACTGCAAAAATTAACATCGGATTTCTTATATTCCGCTAAACCTGTTCTTTTTATTGGTTCTTCAGAACAGATTATAAAAAATCAAGAATTTCTATCTCAATACTTTCCAAGTAAAGAGAAAGTTTATTACCTGGAAAGAAAAGAATCAGAAAAAAAGCTCGGAGAGTATACAAGGACAATACTTAAAACAGATTGA
- a CDS encoding response regulator transcription factor, translated as MNGKYNIAFIDDHSILLLGIQTVLKKYSFFQNITFFTSYQELKGYLTIHSIDLLVTDITMPDKNGFYIIDEIKTKLPDVKIAVFTQHEGEAYFKDAYKLGINAYILKTEPNAFLPEIFLRVMNGEFYVSPEINKYLRFTQNTECLNPVEHEIINLLTQGKSLKEIGNTLNLSGKVIEYRLKKIRKMFDSKTTAELVFKMKNKYFM; from the coding sequence ATGAATGGTAAGTATAATATTGCCTTTATTGATGATCACTCTATTTTGCTTCTGGGTATACAGACAGTCCTTAAAAAATATTCTTTTTTTCAGAATATCACTTTTTTCACCAGTTATCAAGAATTAAAGGGATATTTAACAATCCATTCGATTGATCTGCTGGTAACCGACATTACTATGCCGGATAAAAATGGTTTCTACATTATCGATGAAATAAAAACTAAATTACCGGATGTGAAGATCGCAGTTTTTACGCAGCATGAAGGAGAAGCTTACTTTAAAGATGCCTATAAGCTTGGCATCAATGCGTATATACTCAAAACGGAACCGAATGCTTTTCTTCCCGAAATTTTTCTTCGAGTGATGAACGGTGAATTTTATGTTTCTCCCGAAATAAATAAGTATTTGCGTTTTACCCAAAATACTGAATGTTTAAATCCGGTAGAGCATGAAATTATAAATTTACTTACTCAGGGTAAGTCACTAAAAGAAATTGGAAATACATTAAATCTTTCAGGAAAAGTTATAGAATACAGGTTGAAGAAAATCAGGAAAATGTTTGATTCGAAAACTACCGCCGAGTTGGTTTTTAAAATGAAGAATAAATACTTTATGTAA
- a CDS encoding circularly permuted ATPgrasp domain protein, whose product MNLANTLNEICHCKALNWDSLHEYFYKKIDENFNPIKNHSSSLFSDYPFFISEKSLEKIQGFILIYESLLKNPLYLEKVGKSEYSTITVREKGILCCYDFHLLDDFPKLIEINTNAGGAMLNMALSQNIFQCCKESFTSLHQNRDFYSEKAFLSMFRDEYKTCFPERELKKLLIVDEKPKEQFLYSEFLLYKALLESDGIEVFIAEPEDLGWREKKLFFKDIQIDFVYNRSTDFYFEKENHSILRKAFLSQNVCISPNPYHHTIYAKKTNLALLRDSEFISSLNITKTAIDILEQVVPFTLIVRPENADELWSRRKNLFFKPISGYAGRGAYRGDKLTKKTFSEILEAEYIAQDYIPPSLRQIAEGDSLKYDVRVYTYEGNILGLAVRYYRGQTTNFRTVNGGFAPVYILS is encoded by the coding sequence ATGAATCTTGCAAATACCTTAAATGAGATTTGTCATTGCAAGGCTTTAAATTGGGATAGCCTTCATGAATACTTTTATAAGAAGATTGATGAAAATTTCAACCCTATAAAGAATCATTCTTCTTCTCTTTTTAGTGATTATCCTTTTTTTATCTCAGAAAAGAGTTTGGAAAAAATTCAGGGCTTTATCTTAATCTATGAGAGTTTACTAAAAAATCCCTTATATTTAGAAAAAGTAGGAAAGTCTGAATATTCTACTATAACCGTAAGGGAAAAGGGTATCCTCTGCTGTTATGATTTTCATCTCTTGGATGACTTTCCCAAGTTGATTGAGATTAACACTAATGCGGGTGGAGCTATGCTAAATATGGCTCTATCTCAAAATATTTTTCAGTGTTGTAAAGAGTCCTTTACATCTTTGCATCAAAACCGAGATTTTTATTCAGAAAAAGCGTTTCTTTCTATGTTTCGAGATGAGTATAAAACCTGTTTTCCGGAAAGAGAGTTAAAAAAACTTTTAATTGTAGATGAAAAACCGAAAGAACAGTTTTTGTATTCAGAGTTTTTGTTATATAAGGCTTTGCTTGAGTCTGATGGAATCGAGGTGTTTATAGCAGAACCGGAAGACTTAGGCTGGAGAGAAAAAAAACTGTTTTTTAAGGATATACAAATAGATTTTGTTTATAACCGTTCTACAGATTTTTACTTTGAGAAAGAGAATCATAGTATTTTAAGAAAAGCATTTTTATCTCAGAATGTCTGTATAAGTCCGAATCCTTATCACCATACTATTTATGCCAAGAAAACTAATCTGGCATTACTTCGGGATTCTGAGTTTATTTCTTCTTTAAATATAACGAAAACTGCTATAGACATATTAGAACAGGTTGTTCCTTTTACACTTATCGTAAGACCGGAAAATGCAGATGAACTCTGGAGTAGACGTAAAAATTTATTTTTTAAGCCGATCAGCGGTTACGCAGGTAGGGGAGCTTACAGGGGAGATAAGCTAACGAAGAAAACTTTTTCTGAAATATTAGAAGCAGAGTATATTGCCCAGGATTATATTCCTCCATCTCTCAGACAAATTGCAGAAGGTGATTCTTTGAAATATGATGTAAGAGTTTATACTTACGAGGGAAATATTTTAGGTCTTGCCGTCCGATACTATAGGGGGCAGACGACAAATTTTCGCACAGTAAATGGTGGTTTTGCTCCGGTTTATATTTTAAGTTAA
- the trxB gene encoding thioredoxin-disulfide reductase, with product MADKVVIIGSGPAGHTAAIYTARANLSPIMYEGFMAGGIAAGGQLTTTTEVENFPGFPDGIDGTELTQLFRKQSEKYGTTILTQTVTKVDFTKHPFKIYTDEEEREAEAVIIATGATARRMHIAGEDTYWQRGISACAVCDGALPMYRNKELVVIGGGDSAVEEATHLTKFASKVYLVHRRDKLRASKIMQDKAMNHPKIEIIWNTVVEEAKGDGKSLTSLVLKNVVDNSVKELAVGGLFYAIGHKPNTEIFEGILELDETGYIQTKPGTTRTSIEGVFAAGDVQDKVYRQAISAAGSGCMAAIDAERWLENRE from the coding sequence ATGGCAGATAAGGTTGTAATTATCGGTTCAGGCCCAGCCGGGCATACCGCAGCAATTTATACAGCGAGAGCAAATCTCTCCCCCATTATGTATGAAGGTTTTATGGCGGGTGGAATTGCAGCAGGCGGACAGTTAACAACTACTACAGAAGTTGAAAACTTTCCCGGTTTTCCCGATGGAATCGATGGAACCGAATTGACCCAGCTTTTTCGTAAGCAATCAGAGAAATATGGGACAACTATACTGACTCAAACCGTTACAAAGGTAGATTTTACGAAGCATCCATTTAAGATCTATACAGACGAGGAAGAAAGAGAAGCTGAGGCTGTAATTATTGCAACCGGTGCTACAGCGAGGAGGATGCATATTGCGGGTGAAGATACATACTGGCAGAGGGGAATTTCTGCTTGTGCGGTTTGCGATGGAGCATTGCCTATGTATAGAAATAAAGAACTCGTAGTGATCGGTGGAGGGGATTCAGCGGTAGAGGAAGCTACACATTTGACCAAATTTGCATCTAAAGTTTATTTAGTTCACAGACGGGATAAACTTCGTGCTTCCAAGATTATGCAGGATAAAGCTATGAATCATCCCAAGATTGAAATTATCTGGAATACGGTAGTCGAAGAAGCTAAAGGAGATGGAAAATCTTTAACTTCTCTTGTTCTAAAAAATGTGGTAGATAATTCAGTGAAAGAATTAGCTGTAGGGGGTTTATTTTATGCTATAGGCCATAAACCCAATACAGAAATTTTCGAGGGGATATTGGAGCTTGATGAAACCGGATACATTCAAACAAAACCCGGAACTACCCGTACCAGTATCGAAGGAGTTTTTGCTGCGGGGGATGTTCAGGATAAGGTGTATCGTCAGGCTATAAGTGCTGCCGGTTCGGGTTGTATGGCAGCAATTGATGCAGAACGCTGGTTGGAAAACAGGGAATAA
- a CDS encoding MBOAT family protein → MLFNSLHFLIFLPIVFLLYFRAKEREQKIILLVSSLYFYSALKLAFLPLLLSSLFFTYYTSLKIEKADKLHQRRFWLIICLVSNLSLLLFFKYTDFLRSIYYDSLYLFGLRPSNSFQALNLVLPLGISFYTFQAIAYAVDVYRRQIPSEKNFFKFTLFLVFFPQLVAGPIIRASVLIPQFLGRKEFKRENFITGMEIMALGFFKKTIVADPLSGLIDPVYADPASFNGISNILAMALFSIQIYCDFSGYSDIAIGTGKILGFYIPENFRRPFLAASNTEIWTRWHISLSSWLKDYIYISLGGNRVSQFRNYYNLMITMVIGGIWHGAAWTFFFWGLLHAVFLAIERFFIGKGWSVFFQRIPRPIGILYTFSLFSLGALFFRSKDMGSVMISLQKAFTFADGKMVSLPYAVLIPVALLIIYEIFEESSFTIPKTFFYETLKNVTVLTVLILCFLIYSVTVSPQFYYFQF, encoded by the coding sequence ATGTTATTTAATTCGCTGCATTTTCTAATATTCTTACCCATTGTTTTTTTGCTCTATTTTCGAGCAAAAGAAAGGGAGCAAAAGATTATCCTATTAGTTTCCTCCCTATATTTTTATTCGGCATTAAAACTTGCTTTTTTACCTTTATTGTTAAGTTCGCTTTTCTTTACATATTATACTTCTCTAAAAATTGAAAAAGCGGATAAACTTCACCAGAGGAGATTCTGGCTGATTATATGCTTAGTTTCTAATTTATCCCTTTTGCTCTTTTTTAAATACACAGACTTTCTTCGATCTATTTACTATGATAGTTTGTATCTATTTGGCTTAAGACCTTCGAATAGTTTTCAAGCCTTAAACCTCGTATTGCCCCTGGGTATCTCTTTTTATACCTTTCAGGCAATTGCATACGCAGTGGATGTATATAGAAGGCAGATCCCATCTGAAAAGAATTTCTTTAAGTTCACTCTCTTTCTTGTGTTTTTTCCTCAATTAGTTGCCGGACCGATTATCCGTGCATCTGTACTTATTCCGCAGTTTTTAGGAAGGAAAGAATTTAAACGGGAGAATTTTATAACTGGTATGGAAATCATGGCACTGGGTTTTTTTAAGAAAACAATAGTTGCTGATCCTTTATCCGGTTTAATCGATCCGGTTTATGCCGATCCGGCTTCATTCAATGGAATTTCCAATATATTAGCTATGGCTTTATTTTCGATACAAATTTATTGTGATTTTTCGGGCTATTCTGATATTGCTATAGGAACAGGAAAAATATTGGGATTTTACATTCCGGAAAACTTTCGAAGACCTTTTTTAGCAGCCAGTAATACCGAAATATGGACACGCTGGCATATTTCTCTATCGAGTTGGTTGAAAGATTATATCTACATTTCGCTTGGAGGGAACAGGGTAAGTCAATTTCGTAATTATTATAACCTTATGATAACTATGGTTATCGGAGGAATCTGGCATGGAGCGGCCTGGACATTTTTCTTTTGGGGACTACTTCACGCAGTTTTTCTTGCTATAGAAAGATTTTTTATAGGAAAAGGTTGGTCTGTTTTTTTTCAGCGTATACCGAGACCTATAGGAATTTTATATACCTTTTCCCTTTTTTCTCTCGGAGCTTTATTTTTTCGTTCTAAGGATATGGGAAGTGTAATGATTTCTTTGCAAAAAGCTTTTACTTTTGCAGATGGAAAAATGGTTTCGCTACCTTACGCGGTGCTTATACCGGTAGCCTTATTAATCATTTATGAAATATTCGAAGAAAGTAGTTTTACAATTCCAAAAACTTTTTTTTATGAAACACTAAAGAATGTGACTGTTTTGACTGTGCTTATTTTGTGTTTTTTAATATACTCGGTTACTGTTAGTCCACAGTTTTATTATTTTCAATTTTAA